A stretch of Gemmatimonas aurantiaca T-27 DNA encodes these proteins:
- a CDS encoding carboxypeptidase-like regulatory domain-containing protein, translating into MGYVIADGDSVVYRGPDADILLSEGFARGHCFHVVEGNGVRAGLLGVGFRPIDMPSGIVGIRGTIWMVPESRELRDVEFSYQPISRDESQAGVGGEVRFLRLPDGSWLVRSWELRMPRVQMRRIAPVLTGRPMPGRTIREVVGTQVFGGAVIRLEGAGIMFADTTELERAAAERAARATERVFTLRHDVCGPIAGGGIDLSIKSVGVAEGRLRDSSGTSLVDVLIRADWQSDFRVGIDERVRFQNRGRETRTVEDGRFVLCELPFDVPISIRALVADRAVAQQTIRLNTAKPVDTLALTGTTNRVVAGGVTAAETQSATLRLRVLGELGEPLADAEVTIVASGTPSEAAVRHRTNTDGHATFDGLKAGAVEIAVRRIGQAMQTLRLDIGEGRNEATIRMSRTAVSLDPVRTIGNRVVNARYAEVDRRIRAGVANAVVGRVDFERVRPITVTQMLRRVQGIRLEDSSGTTIITSGRGDRITPGGSRLPCILRVMVDGVLSTASQVERLVPTDIHAIEVFLGPARIPLELGARSSGWCGLLAVWTRVD; encoded by the coding sequence GTGGGATATGTCATCGCCGATGGCGACAGTGTCGTCTATCGCGGGCCGGACGCGGACATTCTGCTATCGGAAGGGTTCGCGCGAGGGCACTGTTTTCATGTCGTGGAAGGCAATGGCGTGCGAGCCGGACTGCTGGGCGTCGGGTTTCGGCCGATCGATATGCCATCCGGCATCGTGGGTATTCGCGGTACCATCTGGATGGTCCCGGAAAGTCGCGAACTCCGTGACGTCGAATTCTCCTATCAGCCCATTTCGCGCGATGAATCGCAGGCCGGTGTCGGTGGTGAAGTGCGTTTTCTACGCCTGCCCGACGGGAGTTGGCTTGTCCGAAGCTGGGAGTTACGAATGCCGCGTGTGCAGATGCGCCGCATCGCCCCCGTGCTGACGGGGCGCCCCATGCCGGGGCGCACTATTCGCGAGGTGGTGGGCACGCAGGTTTTTGGCGGTGCGGTGATTCGACTTGAGGGCGCCGGGATCATGTTTGCGGACACGACGGAACTCGAACGTGCAGCGGCGGAGCGGGCTGCGCGCGCGACGGAGCGCGTGTTCACATTGCGGCACGATGTGTGCGGCCCCATCGCCGGTGGCGGCATCGATTTGAGCATCAAATCCGTCGGCGTGGCGGAAGGGCGACTTCGCGATTCGAGTGGAACGTCATTGGTGGACGTTCTGATCCGGGCCGACTGGCAATCGGATTTTCGCGTGGGTATCGACGAACGCGTGCGATTTCAGAATCGTGGACGCGAGACACGCACCGTGGAGGATGGGCGGTTCGTGCTCTGCGAACTGCCGTTCGATGTACCGATCTCCATTCGGGCATTGGTTGCCGACCGCGCGGTGGCTCAGCAGACGATACGCCTGAATACCGCCAAACCCGTCGATACACTCGCGCTGACAGGAACCACCAATCGGGTTGTGGCAGGCGGCGTGACTGCTGCAGAAACGCAAAGTGCCACTCTGCGCTTGCGAGTACTGGGAGAGCTTGGCGAGCCGCTGGCGGATGCCGAGGTCACCATAGTCGCTTCCGGCACCCCATCGGAAGCTGCCGTACGCCACCGTACGAACACCGACGGCCATGCCACTTTCGATGGCTTGAAGGCCGGCGCGGTGGAGATCGCGGTACGCCGCATCGGGCAGGCCATGCAGACCTTGCGTCTGGATATCGGCGAAGGGCGCAACGAGGCCACGATTCGCATGTCGCGTACGGCGGTGTCCCTCGATCCGGTGCGCACGATCGGCAACCGCGTGGTGAATGCGCGCTATGCAGAAGTCGATCGACGTATCAGGGCCGGTGTCGCAAATGCGGTCGTTGGACGTGTCGATTTCGAACGGGTGCGGCCGATCACGGTCACACAGATGTTGCGGCGTGTTCAGGGCATTCGGCTCGAAGATTCTTCGGGCACGACGATCATCACATCGGGAAGAGGTGATCGTATCACGCCGGGTGGCAGCAGACTGCCGTGTATTCTGCGGGTCATGGTCGATGGTGTGCTGTCCACGGCGAGCCAGGTCGAGCGCCTGGTGCCGACGGACATTCACGCCATCGAAGTGTTTCTCGGGCCGGCACGCATTCCGCTTGAGCTGGGGGCCCGTTCGAGCGGGTGGTGTGGGTTGTTGGCCGTCTGGACGCGAGTGGATTGA
- a CDS encoding alpha/beta hydrolase: MPHIPRFLSMVRAFMVLAALAPVTHMNAQSSRVLRVPSAALGETRVVHLHLPEGYGLAKRRYPVVVLLDGQVKAFNDIAVAAAGYELTGDQHPIAMPPQIVVAIEQGDRAGDLVRREDAFLRFLTDELLPKIDREFRTAPFHTLIGHSLGGRFALGAMCRAGRMFPAVVAISPSVSDSSLAVTTQCVRSDSSASPRWLVVSAGTLEPRSLANSERLLTALTAVRPASWRIHRVDAPGLDHTGTPLITIPMGLWAVFSDSIWRLPAAIDDSLAKRLGDADALLERGVATRDQRLHLERGASLGATPGEQARVVSAWLWHRNGERAVASAREYLNRFPDVMHGYTLLIDAYDAAGNHAEARKAIESAISHSNRVPWFDETQKARFQADMRKALAERIPR, from the coding sequence ATGCCGCACATCCCGCGCTTCCTGTCCATGGTTCGGGCATTCATGGTTCTGGCCGCTTTGGCGCCGGTGACCCACATGAACGCCCAGAGCTCGCGCGTGCTGCGGGTGCCTTCGGCCGCGCTTGGCGAGACGCGGGTGGTGCACCTGCACCTGCCAGAGGGATACGGGCTGGCGAAGCGGCGCTACCCGGTGGTGGTGCTGCTCGACGGGCAGGTGAAGGCCTTCAACGACATCGCGGTCGCCGCCGCCGGCTACGAACTCACCGGTGACCAGCACCCCATCGCGATGCCACCGCAGATCGTCGTGGCGATCGAACAGGGCGACCGTGCCGGTGATCTTGTTCGCCGCGAGGACGCGTTCCTGCGCTTCCTCACCGATGAATTGCTGCCAAAGATCGACAGGGAGTTCCGCACCGCGCCGTTCCACACATTGATCGGGCACTCGCTGGGAGGTCGGTTTGCCCTGGGTGCCATGTGCCGAGCGGGGCGCATGTTCCCTGCCGTGGTGGCCATCAGTCCGTCGGTGTCGGACTCCTCGCTCGCAGTCACCACACAGTGTGTGCGCTCCGATTCATCGGCATCCCCTCGCTGGCTGGTCGTTTCGGCGGGCACACTGGAGCCACGATCACTCGCCAATTCCGAACGGTTGCTCACGGCGTTGACCGCGGTGCGACCGGCGTCGTGGCGCATCCACCGCGTCGATGCCCCTGGCCTCGATCATACCGGCACTCCCCTCATCACCATTCCGATGGGGCTATGGGCGGTGTTCAGCGACAGCATTTGGCGTCTCCCCGCCGCCATCGACGACAGTCTTGCCAAGCGACTCGGCGACGCCGACGCGCTTCTGGAACGCGGCGTGGCGACGCGTGATCAGCGGCTGCATCTCGAACGTGGCGCCAGCCTCGGCGCCACACCCGGTGAACAGGCCCGTGTGGTGAGCGCGTGGCTGTGGCATCGCAATGGAGAACGTGCCGTGGCCAGTGCTCGTGAGTACCTCAACCGGTTTCCTGACGTGATGCACGGGTACACGTTGCTGATCGATGCCTACGACGCGGCCGGCAACCACGCCGAGGCACGCAAGGCCATCGAAAGCGCCATCAGCCACTCCAATCGGGTGCCATGGTTCGATGAAACGCAGAAGGCGCGTTTCCAGGCGGACATGCGCAAAGCCCTGGCAGAGCGTATTCCGCGATAG
- a CDS encoding S9 family peptidase — protein MTRSPVSREATWGTLMCVAALASATTASAQGKRPMSWLDAQYVRNAGGAEVSPDGKQVLYTLSTPDWKEATSQSDIYLVDVDRGLASTKQLTFTTAKNETQPRWAPGGGWFVFSSNRESAAGQANQQQLFLMRADGGEARRITNARDGVSTFEFTRDGQSLIYRSGKSNEEQLYALPVASLAKGTPVDSLSPAQLTKHATGVGTWRIAPDSRRIYFTTADSVDGDEKARRDKKFTVDVRNAETPVAALWAFDIASRSETRLTKDATQAVSGFTISPDGRWIGFNATPNDRYKRNVTEEGIYADVYLLDTQDNSVERLTNNEENSESALSFSPDSKTIAFSASDDMTRFNMKNRRVYLRDAAAKGQAFRKLGDYDGDHSVNFWAPDGRTIYFSTGAKATTQLFALDVASGKTTQLTNVDGVLSVSQEEDSKRYLINYQDPTTPPALFTVSSLDAVKNRASWVQLTDANPWVREQLSLGETSEFTWTSKDGKKVGGVLIKPVGYQAGKKYPLLVAIHGGPAAADLLSFNGGYGAQTYAGKGWVVLMPNYRGSTNYGEAHKVGIVGNYFPPGYNDIMTGVDALIGQGLVDSTKMGVLGWSAGGHWSNWIVTHTNRFKAISSGAGTSNWISMYAQSDMQRNRQHYLGDKLPYDDFEAYWRQSPIRYIRAAKTPTMIHVVEGDPRVPSPQSVELHMGLKRVGVPTELFMYPGASHGIPDARNRLLKSTAEMAWMDYWVLGSGKKFSWRDVLQTLEDPKADKKVEIKGP, from the coding sequence ATGACCCGTTCCCCCGTGTCCCGCGAAGCAACCTGGGGCACTCTCATGTGTGTGGCCGCACTGGCCAGTGCGACGACGGCGTCGGCGCAGGGGAAGCGTCCGATGTCCTGGCTCGACGCACAGTATGTGCGCAACGCCGGCGGCGCCGAAGTCTCGCCGGACGGCAAGCAGGTCCTCTACACGCTGTCCACGCCCGACTGGAAGGAAGCCACCAGCCAGAGTGACATCTATCTGGTGGATGTGGATCGTGGTCTGGCCAGCACGAAGCAGCTCACCTTCACCACGGCGAAGAATGAGACGCAGCCGCGGTGGGCCCCGGGTGGTGGTTGGTTCGTGTTCAGCTCGAACCGTGAATCGGCGGCGGGGCAGGCGAACCAGCAGCAACTGTTCCTCATGCGGGCCGATGGCGGTGAAGCCCGTCGCATCACCAACGCGCGCGACGGTGTTTCGACCTTCGAATTCACCCGTGATGGTCAGTCGCTGATCTATCGGAGCGGCAAGAGCAACGAAGAACAGCTCTACGCGCTGCCCGTGGCCTCGTTGGCCAAGGGCACACCGGTGGACTCCCTCTCCCCTGCGCAGCTCACCAAACACGCGACGGGTGTCGGCACGTGGCGCATCGCGCCCGATTCCCGCCGCATCTACTTCACCACGGCCGACAGTGTCGACGGGGACGAGAAGGCCCGCCGCGACAAGAAGTTCACCGTCGACGTGCGCAATGCCGAAACGCCCGTGGCGGCACTGTGGGCGTTCGATATCGCGTCGCGCTCGGAAACGCGTCTGACAAAAGATGCCACGCAGGCCGTGTCGGGGTTCACCATTTCCCCCGATGGTCGTTGGATCGGCTTCAACGCCACGCCCAACGACCGCTACAAGCGCAACGTCACGGAAGAAGGCATTTACGCCGACGTCTACCTGCTCGATACGCAGGACAACAGCGTCGAGCGGCTGACGAACAACGAGGAGAACTCCGAGAGCGCCCTCAGCTTCTCGCCCGATTCGAAAACGATCGCGTTTTCGGCGTCGGACGACATGACGCGCTTCAACATGAAGAACCGCCGCGTGTATCTGCGCGACGCGGCCGCCAAGGGACAGGCGTTCCGCAAGCTCGGTGACTATGACGGCGATCATTCGGTGAACTTCTGGGCCCCCGATGGCCGCACCATCTACTTCAGCACCGGCGCCAAGGCCACCACGCAGCTCTTCGCGCTCGACGTGGCATCGGGCAAGACCACGCAGCTCACCAATGTGGACGGTGTGCTCAGCGTCTCACAGGAAGAGGACAGCAAGCGGTACCTGATCAACTATCAGGATCCGACCACGCCGCCGGCCCTGTTCACGGTGTCGTCGCTGGACGCCGTCAAGAACCGCGCCTCATGGGTGCAGCTCACCGACGCCAATCCCTGGGTGCGCGAGCAGTTGTCGCTGGGGGAGACCAGTGAATTCACCTGGACCTCGAAGGACGGCAAGAAGGTAGGCGGGGTGCTCATCAAGCCGGTCGGCTATCAGGCCGGCAAGAAGTATCCGTTGCTGGTGGCCATTCACGGTGGACCGGCCGCGGCGGATCTGCTGAGCTTCAATGGCGGCTACGGCGCGCAGACCTATGCCGGCAAGGGCTGGGTGGTGCTCATGCCCAACTACCGCGGTTCGACCAACTACGGCGAGGCCCACAAGGTGGGCATCGTGGGCAACTACTTCCCGCCCGGCTACAACGACATCATGACCGGTGTCGACGCGCTGATCGGGCAGGGGCTCGTGGACAGCACCAAGATGGGCGTGCTGGGCTGGAGCGCCGGCGGTCACTGGAGCAACTGGATCGTCACGCACACCAACCGGTTCAAGGCGATCTCGAGTGGTGCCGGCACGTCGAACTGGATTTCGATGTACGCGCAGAGTGACATGCAGCGCAATCGGCAGCATTATTTGGGTGACAAGTTGCCGTATGACGATTTCGAGGCGTACTGGCGGCAGTCCCCGATCCGCTACATCCGTGCGGCCAAGACCCCCACGATGATTCACGTGGTGGAAGGGGATCCGCGAGTACCGAGTCCGCAGAGTGTGGAGCTCCATATGGGGCTCAAGCGGGTCGGCGTGCCCACGGAGTTGTTCATGTATCCAGGCGCCTCGCACGGCATTCCCGATGCGCGGAACCGGCTACTCAAGAGCACCGCGGAGATGGCATGGATGGACTATTGGGTCTTGGGCTCGGGCAAGAAGTTCTCCTGGCGCGATGTGCTCCAGACGCTCGAAGATCCGAAGGCCGACAAGAAGGTCGAGATCAAGGGGCCCTGA
- a CDS encoding carboxypeptidase-like regulatory domain-containing protein: MASVEAQASGAVTAPADSARLTVTVRNEADGRVPNAEVIVVLQDREVRKRTDATGVVRFALVPDTLELLVRGIGYTEQTHALAIGSGESGATVKLQRQSTTLGAVHTVAERSMTAREMEIDNRIRSGIPTDHIRREYIDKVNPISLLQMIQRMRGVTIGTTVEGTRVPMTLRGDRPSLLTPRRPCFLRIMVDNILLPEKTDLDAIPPVDVYAVELFAPARIPREFAGTRNDLWCGLIAVWTRTQ; encoded by the coding sequence GTGGCCAGCGTCGAGGCGCAAGCCAGCGGCGCGGTCACCGCTCCTGCCGACAGTGCGCGTCTCACGGTCACGGTCCGCAATGAGGCAGACGGACGGGTACCGAATGCCGAGGTGATCGTGGTCCTTCAGGATCGCGAGGTACGCAAGCGGACAGATGCGACGGGCGTGGTGCGTTTCGCTCTTGTCCCTGACACCCTGGAGCTCCTGGTGCGTGGCATCGGGTATACCGAACAGACACACGCCTTGGCCATTGGATCTGGCGAGAGTGGCGCCACGGTGAAGCTTCAGCGGCAGAGTACCACACTCGGCGCCGTGCACACGGTCGCTGAGCGCTCGATGACCGCTCGGGAAATGGAGATCGACAACCGCATTCGTTCCGGTATTCCCACCGACCACATACGTCGGGAATACATCGACAAAGTCAATCCGATCTCCTTGCTGCAGATGATCCAGCGGATGCGGGGCGTGACGATCGGAACGACCGTCGAAGGTACGCGCGTGCCAATGACACTGCGCGGCGACCGCCCAAGCTTGTTGACCCCACGGCGCCCATGTTTTCTGCGCATCATGGTGGACAACATTCTGTTGCCCGAAAAAACCGATCTTGATGCGATACCGCCGGTTGACGTGTATGCCGTGGAGTTGTTCGCGCCCGCGCGTATTCCGCGGGAGTTCGCCGGCACGCGCAATGACCTGTGGTGCGGCCTGATTGCCGTGTGGACGAGAACGCAATGA
- a CDS encoding carboxypeptidase-like regulatory domain-containing protein yields the protein MNRWHGGWRTAHRIACGLGVMLFASPAAAQRISGIVGRESGPPVSGAVVLLLAETRDSVLARGVTSASGRFLLSAPAGGVYRVQVLRIGQRPVVQGPWQIGADETRNVAITVAEEPVRLARFDVKADGECRNNPAANTLVGQLLTESRTAFLASVSALPEGAGYTSYRLYERPEDLKGEPLAPEMGLMVTRASARPFESLPPDSIRKIGYVSIDGDSVIYRAPDAEVLLSDGFLATHCFQVVEGVGGNTGAMGIAFRPTARRRGVVDIRGTIWMRPDTALPRVVEFQYDPVSREEERASIGGMVEFATTTAGTWFVRSFALRMPRLLLHRVNAVLGRRPIGGRVSQALNGIIVRGGDVLEVRVGERALFVDSAALRYARSESDVAAARDNALQQYYAADTTRRPAQRDSSAAQLTVRVRGANDSLIAEAEVVVASRSGEVVRRTDTFGAVRFEALPPDTIELTIRRLGLEAETHVLLLATGENELSLQMRATGTVLDKVTTVADRPMTVREAEIDNRIRAGIPSDFVRRDYIDKVNPISLPQMLQRLRGISITTIPTGEKVAVSSRQDSPSLIAPGKPCVLRTMVDNIIMPENYSLDNVPPMEVYAIELFQPSRIPPQFSGTRTNIWCGLIAIWTRSQ from the coding sequence ATGAACCGGTGGCATGGAGGCTGGCGCACGGCTCACCGTATCGCCTGCGGGTTGGGTGTGATGCTGTTCGCGTCACCTGCTGCTGCGCAACGGATCAGCGGTATCGTGGGCCGTGAGAGTGGGCCGCCTGTCTCAGGGGCCGTCGTCCTGTTGCTGGCTGAGACTCGGGACTCCGTCCTGGCCCGCGGTGTCACCTCAGCGAGTGGTCGATTCCTCCTGAGTGCGCCTGCTGGCGGTGTCTACCGTGTACAGGTACTGCGCATTGGCCAGCGACCGGTGGTGCAGGGGCCATGGCAGATCGGTGCCGATGAAACGCGAAACGTCGCGATCACGGTCGCCGAGGAGCCCGTGCGGTTGGCGCGTTTCGATGTGAAAGCTGATGGTGAATGCCGCAACAATCCGGCCGCGAACACACTCGTTGGCCAGTTGCTGACGGAGTCCCGGACGGCGTTCCTGGCCAGTGTGTCGGCGTTGCCTGAAGGCGCTGGGTACACGTCATATCGACTCTACGAACGCCCTGAAGATCTGAAGGGTGAGCCGCTGGCGCCGGAGATGGGGCTCATGGTGACGCGTGCCTCTGCCCGTCCCTTTGAGAGCCTACCGCCGGATTCGATCCGCAAGATCGGCTATGTGTCGATCGACGGAGACAGTGTGATCTATCGGGCACCGGATGCCGAAGTGCTGCTGTCCGACGGATTCCTCGCCACCCACTGCTTTCAGGTAGTGGAAGGTGTTGGGGGCAACACCGGCGCCATGGGCATCGCATTCCGTCCCACCGCACGCCGCCGTGGCGTGGTGGACATTCGCGGCACCATCTGGATGCGTCCAGACACCGCTCTGCCGCGTGTGGTGGAGTTTCAGTACGATCCGGTGAGCCGCGAAGAAGAGAGAGCGTCCATCGGGGGCATGGTGGAGTTCGCGACCACCACCGCCGGGACCTGGTTCGTGCGGTCTTTTGCGTTGCGCATGCCGCGCCTGCTTCTCCATCGAGTCAATGCGGTGTTGGGGCGACGACCCATCGGCGGGCGTGTGAGCCAGGCGTTGAATGGTATCATCGTTCGTGGCGGTGACGTGCTCGAAGTGCGGGTGGGGGAGCGCGCGCTCTTCGTCGACAGCGCTGCCCTGCGCTACGCCAGGTCCGAGTCCGATGTGGCGGCGGCGCGTGACAACGCCCTACAGCAGTACTACGCCGCCGACACCACACGCCGCCCCGCCCAGCGTGACTCGAGCGCGGCTCAACTCACGGTGCGTGTGCGAGGCGCCAACGACAGCCTCATCGCCGAGGCAGAGGTGGTGGTGGCATCGCGGAGCGGCGAAGTGGTCCGGCGCACGGACACCTTTGGCGCGGTGCGCTTCGAGGCGCTGCCGCCAGACACCATCGAACTGACGATCCGCCGTTTGGGGCTCGAGGCGGAAACGCATGTGTTGCTGTTGGCCACCGGCGAAAACGAACTGTCGCTGCAGATGCGCGCGACCGGCACGGTGCTGGACAAGGTGACCACAGTGGCCGATCGGCCAATGACGGTTCGCGAAGCCGAGATCGACAACCGCATTCGAGCAGGTATTCCCAGTGACTTTGTCCGGCGGGACTACATCGACAAGGTGAACCCGATTTCGCTGCCGCAGATGCTGCAGCGCCTGCGTGGTATCTCCATCACCACCATCCCAACCGGGGAGAAGGTTGCCGTCTCCAGTCGGCAAGACAGCCCCAGTCTGATCGCGCCAGGGAAGCCGTGCGTACTCCGGACGATGGTGGACAACATCATCATGCCCGAGAACTACAGTCTCGACAATGTCCCGCCCATGGAGGTGTACGCCATCGAATTGTTCCAGCCGTCGCGTATTCCGCCGCAGTTCTCGGGCACTCGCACGAATATCTGGTGCGGACTGATCGCCATCTGGACGCGAAGCCAGTAG
- a CDS encoding ATP-grasp domain-containing protein has translation MSIEPRIGLLVGREWSFPPAFLDAVAKRQSGVEAEYVKLDATPMAQPVPYSLIIDRISHEIGFYRTYLKHATRMGTTVVNNPFMWSADDKFYDATLAVQHGVAHPKTMVLPNRDYIPGISHTESLRNLAYPLDWPGVAEYIGFPCILKDAHGGGWRDVYVCDTMDELLRHYNESGLLTMVVQEFIHWDAYVRCMVLGREHVLPMPYDPRQRRYIPDPGYLGAELEARCVRDALTLCRALGYDMNTVEFAVKDGVPYAIDFMNPAPDMDINSLTPSYFEWVVEHMADLAIKLATAPRVAVPEGPIITSPPTIRSKSGK, from the coding sequence GTGTCCATCGAACCACGGATCGGTCTGCTGGTGGGGCGGGAATGGTCATTCCCCCCGGCCTTTCTCGATGCGGTCGCCAAGCGCCAATCCGGCGTCGAGGCTGAGTACGTCAAACTGGACGCCACACCCATGGCGCAGCCGGTCCCGTATTCGTTGATCATTGACCGTATCTCGCACGAGATCGGCTTCTACCGGACGTACCTGAAGCACGCGACCAGAATGGGGACCACGGTGGTCAACAACCCGTTCATGTGGTCGGCTGATGACAAGTTTTACGACGCCACGCTAGCCGTGCAGCACGGGGTGGCCCATCCCAAGACGATGGTGCTGCCCAACCGGGACTACATCCCAGGGATCTCGCATACGGAGTCGCTGCGGAACCTCGCCTATCCGCTCGACTGGCCGGGGGTGGCGGAGTACATCGGATTCCCCTGCATCCTGAAGGACGCGCACGGGGGCGGCTGGCGTGACGTGTACGTCTGCGACACCATGGATGAGCTGCTCCGCCACTACAACGAGAGTGGGCTGCTCACGATGGTGGTGCAGGAGTTCATCCACTGGGATGCCTACGTGCGTTGTATGGTGCTGGGTCGAGAGCATGTGCTCCCCATGCCGTACGATCCGCGGCAGCGCCGGTACATCCCCGACCCCGGGTATCTGGGGGCCGAACTCGAGGCCCGCTGTGTGCGCGACGCGCTCACGCTGTGCCGGGCTTTGGGGTACGACATGAACACGGTGGAGTTTGCCGTGAAGGATGGCGTTCCCTACGCCATCGATTTCATGAATCCGGCGCCCGACATGGATATCAACTCCCTGACGCCCAGCTATTTCGAGTGGGTGGTGGAGCATATGGCCGATCTGGCGATCAAGCTGGCGACGGCTCCGCGGGTGGCCGTACCGGAAGGCCCCATCATTACCTCGCCGCCGACCATCCGCTCCAAGTCCGGGAAGTAG
- a CDS encoding circularly permuted type 2 ATP-grasp protein produces MSPTAVPHFDTYHNLLLADAALAEDSADVLEQQLRQDGLFFGDRALCSVLRPRFLTLDEYRLISRACCLVGSAFDKVRVAAMADAGLRSQFGLTSWEEQLIHADPGFPVASPTSRLDAFFAAGEDGLKFTEYNAETPAGAAYNDALSSAFLALPVMQAFNRSHIALPIPAGAGVVDSLLQAYHAWRGRREKPSVVILDWREVPTYSEFVLFEREFHARGIDAFIGDPRDAEYANGRLTVAGRPVTMIYKRVLIDELVTREGLDSPVVRAVRDGAVCMVNPFRCKLLHKKASLAVLSDERQSGLFTAEEQMAVRRHVPWTRVVEERHTEHTSGAVDLVPFVAANRERLVLKPNDEYGGKGIVLGWTVDDATWEAAIRTALAEPYIVQERVEVPSEPWPAMVDGAVHIGDRMLDTAPFLSNGSTVAGCLTRIATDPLLNVTAGGGSNVPTFLVEAR; encoded by the coding sequence ATGTCTCCAACGGCTGTCCCGCACTTCGACACGTATCACAATCTTTTGCTCGCCGACGCGGCACTGGCCGAAGACTCGGCCGACGTGCTCGAACAGCAACTGCGTCAGGATGGACTGTTCTTTGGAGATCGGGCGCTGTGCAGCGTATTGCGTCCGCGCTTTCTCACGCTGGACGAGTACCGGTTGATCTCCCGAGCGTGCTGCCTGGTTGGCAGTGCCTTCGATAAGGTGCGGGTGGCAGCCATGGCGGACGCCGGGCTGCGATCACAATTCGGACTGACGTCGTGGGAAGAGCAGCTTATCCACGCGGACCCCGGATTCCCGGTGGCGAGTCCGACGTCGCGTCTCGATGCCTTTTTTGCCGCCGGCGAGGACGGGCTCAAGTTCACGGAATACAACGCCGAGACGCCGGCGGGTGCGGCGTACAACGATGCCCTGTCCTCGGCCTTTCTGGCGTTGCCGGTGATGCAGGCGTTCAACCGTTCGCATATCGCCCTGCCTATTCCGGCGGGCGCCGGCGTGGTGGACTCCCTGCTGCAGGCCTACCATGCCTGGCGGGGGCGGCGCGAAAAACCTTCGGTGGTCATTCTCGATTGGCGCGAGGTACCCACGTACAGCGAGTTCGTGCTGTTCGAGCGGGAGTTCCATGCTCGCGGGATCGATGCCTTCATTGGCGATCCGCGTGACGCGGAGTACGCCAACGGTCGGCTGACCGTGGCTGGTCGTCCGGTCACGATGATCTACAAGCGGGTGCTGATCGACGAACTGGTAACGCGGGAAGGGCTGGATTCTCCCGTGGTACGGGCCGTGAGAGATGGTGCGGTGTGCATGGTCAACCCATTTCGTTGCAAGCTTTTACATAAGAAAGCCTCACTTGCCGTGTTAAGTGACGAACGGCAGTCGGGGCTCTTCACGGCCGAGGAGCAGATGGCCGTTCGGCGCCATGTCCCATGGACTCGGGTGGTGGAAGAGCGCCACACGGAGCACACATCTGGGGCGGTGGATCTGGTACCATTCGTGGCAGCCAACCGTGAGCGGCTCGTGCTCAAGCCAAACGACGAATACGGCGGGAAGGGTATCGTGCTGGGCTGGACCGTGGACGATGCCACCTGGGAGGCTGCGATTCGGACGGCACTTGCAGAGCCGTATATCGTGCAGGAGCGGGTGGAGGTGCCAAGTGAGCCATGGCCGGCGATGGTGGACGGCGCGGTGCACATTGGTGACCGGATGCTGGACACGGCGCCGTTCCTGTCAAATGGATCGACCGTGGCCGGCTGTCTGACCCGTATCGCGACGGACCCGCTCCTCAACGTGACGGCAGGCGGCGGTTCGAACGTACCGACCTTTCTTGTTGAGGCACGTTGA